The following are encoded in a window of Phragmites australis chromosome 22, lpPhrAust1.1, whole genome shotgun sequence genomic DNA:
- the LOC133905087 gene encoding uncharacterized protein LOC133905087 has translation MPSGSNIHDNDAVKRTVRGPKNVVSEAAPLPAGSAVKRRFSSPAPSKQPNPLPSVKGASRASSPSVKGASRASSPAVRGTPRATSPAASKCVVPSLVAAKEENRRAAREPAIVVPSRYRQPSPAGGRRGVASPVIGGRRASLSPSSRRLSGEGSSKKKVGLLVAGISKMPDLGNGSAMKPGRKSWDDPTMALAAAAGSVMKFRAKVDKDTILRTQEAMSRRLSDATTEQSSNDDSSVDERPKPRKKIDSTSVKTKAIAPKIILHDPKWTDGSIPLDALSDKLSKIGKEAIERRDAAATAAASALQEAMITESVVRNLSKFSNICSSSKTSNPLPTIDLFLAVYEDTLKWKTIAESVVTNGADEAFLEKSSTHWVETALATDLEVLKLLNCATESISRMKNTNKPKTSSMEPPRTSLSKKQPLGASAKGQSKVSPCPTVSCTWSNTEGLNETVGLAKTLWCEMHMWFLNFVDEALDVGFHLFEDQNVASRGKHITMVLSQFKKISDWLDRVGKIAEETTKEKLECLKRKIYGFVISHMGSAFESSVSISSRS, from the exons ATGCCATCCGGTTCAAATATCCATGACAATGATGCCGTCAAAAGGACGGTACGTGGGCCCAAGAACGTCGTCTCCGAGGCCGCGCCACTGCCGGCCGGCTCAGCCGTCAAGCGGCGGTTTTCGTCCCCAGCGCCATCCAAGCAGCCAAATCCGTTGCCTTCCGTGAAAGGCGCCTCACGGGCATCCTCGCCCTCGGTGAAGGGCGCCTCCCGAGCGTCCTCGCCCGCGGTAAGGGGCACACCCAgggcgacgtcgccggcggcgtcCAAGTGCGTGGTGCCCAGCCTTGTTGCGGCCAAGGAGGAGAACCGCAGGGCGGCCAGGGAGCCGGCGATTGTCGTCCCATCAAGGTATCGGCAACCTTCACCGGctggagggagaaggggagtgGCGTCTCCGGTGATTGGTGGGAGGCGAGCATCCCTGTCCCCTAGTTCGCGGCGGCTTTCCGGGGAAGGGAGCAGCAAGAAGAAAGTTGGGCTTTTGGTTGCTGGGATCTCCAAGATGCCCGATTTGGGAAATGGATCGGCCATGAAACCAGGGAGGAAGAGCTGGGACGATCCGACAATGGCccttgcggcggcggcgggttcggtgatgaagttcAGGGCCAAGGTAGACAAGGATACTATTCTGAGGACCCAG GAAGCAATGTCAAGGCGACTAAGTGACGCTACAACAGAACAATCCAGTAATGATGATTCCTCTGTTGATGAGAGGCCAAAGCCTCGCAAGAAGATAGACTCTACCTCAGTAAAGACGAAAGccatagctccaaaaattatactTCATGATCCTAAATGGACTGATGGCAGCATTCCATTGGATGCACTTTCTGATAAACTCTCCAAGATCGGAAAG GAAGCTATTGAACGGAGAGATGCAGCAGCAACTGCTGCAGCTAGCGCCCTGCAAGAGGCAATGATCACTGAATCAGTTGTCAGGAATCTAAG CAAGTTCTCTAACATTTGCTCATCGTCAAAGACCTCCAATCCACTCCCTACAATCGATCTTTTCCTTGCTGTCTATGAAGATACTCTCAAGTGGAAGACCATTGCTGAGTCTGTAGTGACCAATGGAGCAGATGAGGCATTTTTAGAGAAATCAAGTACTCATTGGGTTGAAACTGCATTAGCCACTGATCTTGAAGTCCTCAAGTTACTGAACTGTGCTACTGAATCCATCTCTCGAATGAAGAACACCAATAAGCCCAAGACTTCTTCAATGGAACCACCTAGAACAAGCCTGTCCAAGAAGCAACCACTAGGAGCTTCTGCAAAGGGCCAGTCCAAAGTCTCACCATGCCCTACAGTGAGCTGCACATGGAGTAACACTGAGGGCTTGAACGAGACAGTAGGGCTTGCTAAGACCTTGTGGTGTGAGATGCATATGTGGTTTCTGAATTTTGTGGATGAGGCACTGGATGTGGGCTTCCACTTATTTGAAGATCAGAATGTTGCGAGTAGGGGAAAGCACATAACGATGGTTCTGTCACAGTTTAAGAAGATCAGTGACTGGTTAGATCGAGTTGGGAAGATTGCAGAGGAGACAACCAAGGAGAAGCTTGAGTGCCTGAAGCGCAAGATTTATGGATTTGTCATTAGCCACATGGGGTCTGCGTTCGAGAGCTCAGTTTCAATTTCATCAAGAAGTTGA
- the LOC133905044 gene encoding protein LURP-one-related 8-like — MAKVHPNSGMPEPAATTSTSRAEEEQPTVLTVWRKSLLFNCDGFTVFDAKGNLAFRVDSYGSGRRAEVVLMDVAGKALLTIRRKKLSLAEHWVIYDGDAAAAAKAKAKPLLSVRRRVSLRASKALAHVTPLQVQGSSISSTEAYVVEGSYGRRACAVRDARGDAVAEVRRKESVGDDVFRLVADPRLGAPLAMGLVIALDEMFGGGAHSLLRRTWSA, encoded by the coding sequence ATGGCAAAGGTGCATCCCAACTCCGGCATGCCAGagcccgccgccaccaccagtactagCAGAGCCGAGGAAGAACAGCCCACGGTGCTGACGGTGTGGCGCAAGTCGCTGCTCTTCAACTGCGACGGCTTCACCGTCTTCGACGCCAAGGGCAACCTCGCCTTCCGCGTCGACAGCTACGGTTCCGGAAGGCGCGCCGAGGTCGTGCTCATGGACGTCGCAGGCAAGGCGCTCCTCACCATCCGACGCAAGAAGCTGAGCCTGGCGGAGCACTGGGTCATCTACGACGGCGACGCCGCAGCAGCCGCCAAAGCCAAAGCCAAGCCGCTCCTCTccgtccgccgccgcgtcagcctcCGCGCGTCCAAGGCGCTGGCGCACGTCACTCCCCTGCAGGTGCAGGGCTCGAGCATCTCTTCCACCGAGGCGTACGTGGTGGAGGGATCCTACGGCCGGCGGGCCTGCGCGGTGCGCGACGCGCGCGGGGACGCGGTGGCCGAGGTGCGGCGGAAGGAGTCCGTTGGGGACGACGTGTTCCGGCTGGTTGCGGATCCCCGCCTTGGCGCGCCGTTGGCCATGGGCCTCGTCATCGCCCTCGACGAGATGTTCGGCGGCGGGGCGCACTCGTTGCTGCGCAGGACCTGGTCGGCGTAG